In one window of Candidatus Zixiibacteriota bacterium DNA:
- the purE gene encoding 5-(carboxyamino)imidazole ribonucleotide mutase has product MSTAKQVLIILGSKSDSETMKGCLAMLDEFGISYEYQISSAHRHTEKTRTLAETAASKGFKVIIAAAGMAAALPGVIAAHTILPVIGVPMPGSALNGVDALYSIVQMPTGTPVATMAIGSHGAKNSALLAVRILALSDESTAEKLKEYQNKLAKG; this is encoded by the coding sequence ATGAGTACAGCAAAACAGGTTTTAATAATCCTTGGCAGTAAATCGGATTCCGAGACAATGAAAGGGTGTTTAGCTATGCTGGATGAATTTGGTATTTCTTATGAGTATCAGATAAGTTCGGCTCATCGCCACACTGAAAAAACAAGGACCTTAGCTGAAACCGCTGCCAGCAAGGGTTTCAAGGTTATAATAGCGGCGGCGGGAATGGCGGCGGCATTACCCGGAGTAATCGCCGCTCATACGATTTTGCCGGTAATCGGCGTGCCTATGCCGGGGTCGGCGCTAAATGGAGTTGACGCTTTATACTCTATCGTGCAGATGCCCACGGGTACACCAGTGGCAACAATGGCAATCGGCAGTCATGGCGCAAAGAACTCCGCCTTATTAGCTGTCAGGATTCTGGCTCTGAGCGATGAATCTACCGCTGAAAAATTAAAGGAATATCAGAATAAATTAGCCAAAGGATAG